A region of Actinomycetota bacterium DNA encodes the following proteins:
- a CDS encoding PrsW family intramembrane metalloprotease, with product MPGATTTRGSAFVRAVDRGTRGPALLVFLGLLVVTGVLAVRDQSAISQLSPGGWALSWGLLVLYALPVGLVLYALDLYEREPPRYLVAAFVWGAVIATQLSGIANAGWGLVVARAGGPEFAADWTAALTAPFVEEAIKGAGVVLVFLIAREQIDDVLDGFVYGAVCGLGFAIVEDVFYFVGVFGGTTEGVLQGFFVRVISSGLYGHVLYTGLVGMGIGYFVSHRRDAPLGRRVAVLAGLTAVGILGHVAWNSPWLDLLPAEPSGAGWLLVPIATAVKGVPLLAFVVVAVVLALGRERRWLREALGPEVGGPALSAAELATIEDPRRRRRTRRRMRARAGDRAAAILHRLHREQLHLAVVRTRSGIVHSGEAEGSTEPPEVAAQRDVCRSLRDALAAVPGAAPGGG from the coding sequence ATGCCGGGGGCGACCACGACCCGAGGATCCGCGTTCGTCCGCGCCGTCGACCGGGGAACCCGGGGGCCGGCGCTGCTCGTGTTCCTCGGGCTGCTCGTTGTCACCGGGGTGCTCGCCGTTCGCGATCAGAGCGCGATCTCGCAGTTGTCGCCGGGCGGCTGGGCCCTGTCCTGGGGGTTGCTGGTCCTGTACGCGTTGCCGGTGGGGCTCGTCCTCTACGCGCTCGATCTCTATGAGCGGGAACCGCCGCGCTACCTCGTCGCCGCGTTCGTGTGGGGCGCCGTCATCGCCACCCAGCTGTCGGGGATCGCGAATGCGGGCTGGGGACTCGTCGTCGCCCGGGCCGGTGGTCCCGAGTTCGCGGCCGACTGGACGGCCGCACTCACCGCGCCGTTCGTCGAGGAGGCGATCAAGGGCGCCGGCGTGGTGCTCGTGTTCCTGATCGCGCGCGAGCAGATCGATGACGTGCTCGACGGGTTCGTGTACGGGGCCGTCTGCGGCCTCGGCTTCGCGATCGTCGAGGACGTGTTCTATTTCGTCGGCGTCTTCGGTGGAACCACCGAAGGCGTGCTCCAGGGCTTCTTCGTTCGGGTCATCTCCAGCGGGCTCTACGGGCACGTCCTGTACACGGGACTCGTCGGGATGGGCATCGGCTACTTCGTCTCGCACCGCCGCGACGCCCCGCTCGGCCGGCGGGTGGCGGTGCTCGCCGGCCTCACGGCGGTGGGGATCCTCGGCCACGTCGCGTGGAACTCGCCGTGGCTCGACCTGTTGCCGGCCGAACCGTCCGGGGCGGGCTGGCTCCTGGTACCGATCGCGACGGCGGTCAAAGGTGTTCCGCTGCTCGCCTTCGTCGTGGTGGCGGTCGTGCTGGCGCTCGGCAGGGAGCGGCGGTGGTTGCGGGAGGCCCTCGGACCCGAGGTCGGCGGACCGGCGCTGTCGGCCGCGGAGCTCGCCACGATCGAGGACCCGCGCAGGCGCCGGCGTACGCGGCGCCGGATGCGGGCACGCGCCGGAGATCGCGCCGCGGCGATCCTGCACCGGCTCCATCGCGAGCAGCTCCACCTCGCGGTCGTTCGGACGCGGTCGGGGATCGTGCACTCGGGCGAGGCCGAGGGGAGTACGGAGCCGCCCGAGGTCGCGGCGCAACGAGACGTGTGCCGATCGTTGCGCGACGCCCTCGCCGCGGTTCCCGGAGCCGCACCGGGCGGCGGGTAG
- a CDS encoding type II CAAX endopeptidase family protein, with translation MSDLPPVPPEPTPPAPGLPPRRPPRGSDPDPGRSPERPDLDWPAATWRWWEVVLAYLIGAFVLGSIASLPIIALSGSEGVALIAASIVIDLVLLATLLVWLQRAHPTWRRIMGFPRRDALAKETTAGFVSALVILFVGGIVGVVVQKLLSMVSGDEVVQPDQLPSDLGSSGTVLAVVFVCIVAPVVEEFVFRGLLFRSIRDRYGLVLGVVLSGLAFGLVHFGVEGNVLDNLVLQIPLTVVGMGFAIVYEMRRNLVAPIAAHVMFNLIGIIVILAEL, from the coding sequence ATGAGTGATCTGCCTCCCGTGCCCCCCGAGCCCACGCCGCCCGCTCCCGGCCTTCCTCCTCGCCGTCCCCCGCGAGGATCCGATCCGGATCCCGGCAGATCGCCCGAACGACCCGACCTGGACTGGCCGGCGGCCACATGGCGGTGGTGGGAGGTCGTGCTCGCCTACCTGATCGGCGCCTTCGTGCTCGGGTCGATCGCCAGCCTGCCGATCATCGCCCTGTCCGGCAGCGAGGGTGTCGCCCTGATCGCGGCCAGCATCGTGATCGATCTCGTGCTGCTCGCGACGCTGCTCGTGTGGCTCCAACGAGCCCACCCGACCTGGCGCCGGATCATGGGGTTCCCGAGGCGGGACGCTCTCGCGAAGGAGACCACCGCCGGCTTCGTCTCCGCTCTCGTGATCCTGTTCGTGGGAGGAATCGTCGGCGTGGTCGTGCAGAAGCTCCTGTCGATGGTCTCGGGTGACGAGGTGGTTCAGCCCGATCAACTTCCATCCGATCTGGGTTCGAGCGGCACCGTGCTCGCGGTGGTGTTCGTGTGCATCGTCGCGCCCGTCGTGGAGGAGTTCGTCTTCCGTGGCCTGCTGTTCCGATCGATCCGCGACCGATATGGGCTCGTCCTCGGCGTCGTGCTCTCGGGGCTGGCCTTCGGCCTGGTGCATTTCGGGGTCGAAGGAAACGTCCTGGACAACCTGGTCCTGCAGATCCCGCTCACCGTCGTGGGGATGGGGTTCGCGATCGTCTACGAGATGCGCAGGAACCTGGTGGCGCCGATCGCCGCCCACGTGATGTTCAACCTGATCGGGATCATCGTGATCCTGGCCGAGCTCTGA
- a CDS encoding PDGLE domain-containing protein codes for MDRKNLALFVAGGVLVALGLAFFVSPRASGSPDGLEKVAIDEGFDDTAEEHDRGEGPLADYAVEGVEDESLSTGLSGIIGVAITFGVGLLLFGTLRAIRGRRGDLPPPSRAPTV; via the coding sequence ATGGATCGCAAGAACCTGGCGCTGTTCGTCGCGGGTGGTGTGCTCGTCGCCCTCGGACTGGCGTTCTTCGTGAGCCCGCGCGCCAGCGGGTCTCCCGACGGGCTCGAGAAGGTCGCGATCGACGAGGGCTTCGACGATACCGCCGAGGAGCACGACCGAGGGGAGGGGCCGCTCGCGGACTACGCCGTCGAGGGCGTCGAGGACGAGTCGCTGAGCACAGGCCTGTCCGGGATCATCGGTGTGGCGATCACGTTCGGTGTCGGGTTGCTGCTGTTCGGGACCCTGCGCGCGATCCGCGGTCGTCGGGGCGATCTCCCTCCGCCGT
- a CDS encoding alcohol dehydrogenase catalytic domain-containing protein, giving the protein MRAVVFAGTGRVELRDVPAPELLDPGDAVIRVEATGICGSDLHFFNGKAPLEDGDVMGHEAVGIVEEVGPDVRRFGTGDRVAVSFAIACGSCWFCRRGQTQLCEQSRILGAGAFGGSLPGTQAERVRVPVADVNLLALPVEIDDEAGVFVGDVLATATGAAAIADPANGEVVAVVGCGPVGVLVVQSLRLRGAERILAFDRVSGRLDLAAAAGAEPVDVRARNPHMAAAAATGDRGVDVGIECVGHPDAFETALDVVRRGGRVVVAGMYAGETIDAQLGAWWARALDLRFMGPCPVHAWWERALGNLVDGAVDPRPLVSHRFRLDDAGRGYEAFDAHEATKVVLRP; this is encoded by the coding sequence GTGCGAGCGGTGGTCTTCGCGGGAACGGGGCGGGTCGAGCTGCGTGACGTTCCCGCGCCCGAGCTCCTCGATCCGGGCGACGCGGTGATCCGGGTCGAGGCGACGGGCATCTGCGGCAGCGACCTGCACTTCTTCAACGGGAAGGCGCCGCTCGAGGACGGCGACGTCATGGGGCACGAGGCGGTGGGTATCGTCGAAGAGGTCGGACCCGACGTCCGGCGGTTCGGGACGGGAGACCGGGTCGCCGTGTCGTTCGCGATCGCGTGCGGGTCGTGCTGGTTCTGTCGGCGGGGGCAGACGCAGCTGTGTGAGCAGAGCCGGATCCTCGGGGCGGGCGCCTTCGGCGGCAGCCTCCCGGGAACCCAGGCGGAGCGGGTCCGTGTGCCCGTCGCCGACGTGAACCTGTTGGCGCTCCCGGTCGAGATCGATGACGAGGCGGGGGTGTTCGTCGGAGACGTGCTCGCGACGGCCACCGGTGCCGCTGCGATCGCGGATCCCGCGAACGGCGAGGTTGTGGCGGTGGTCGGGTGCGGACCTGTCGGTGTGCTCGTGGTGCAGAGTCTGCGGCTGCGCGGGGCGGAGCGGATCCTCGCCTTCGACCGGGTGTCCGGCAGGCTCGACTTGGCCGCCGCAGCCGGTGCCGAACCGGTCGACGTACGTGCCCGTAATCCGCACATGGCCGCCGCCGCCGCGACCGGTGATCGGGGTGTCGATGTCGGGATCGAGTGCGTCGGGCACCCGGATGCGTTCGAGACGGCGCTCGACGTCGTGCGGCGCGGGGGACGGGTCGTGGTCGCGGGGATGTATGCGGGCGAGACGATCGACGCCCAGCTCGGAGCCTGGTGGGCCCGAGCCTTGGACCTCCGGTTCATGGGACCGTGCCCCGTGCACGCCTGGTGGGAACGCGCACTCGGGAACCTCGTCGACGGCGCCGTCGATCCGCGACCGCTCGTGTCCCACCGGTTTCGGCTCGACGACGCGGGTCGCGGGTACGAGGCGTTCGACGCACACGAGGCGACGAAGGTCGTGCTGCGCCCGTGA
- a CDS encoding energy-coupling factor ABC transporter permease, with the protein MHIPDGFINAGVSVGAGVVAACGVGVCLKKAGEELDDRQAPMAGLVAAFIFAVQMLNFPVAAGTSGHLLGGVLAAVLVGPWTGALCVALVLFVQALFFADGGLSALGLNVLNMTLIGTLGGYVVFAWLRRLLPSTRPMVVGAAGIAAALSVVFAATGFWIEYALGGVGAAPLSAVFVAMIGVHSLIGVGEGIITALTVGAVLAVRPDLVYGARDLLKPLTLDPAMHPASQRGN; encoded by the coding sequence GTGCACATCCCTGACGGCTTCATCAACGCGGGGGTGTCCGTGGGCGCGGGGGTGGTCGCCGCGTGCGGAGTCGGTGTCTGCCTGAAGAAGGCGGGCGAGGAGCTCGACGACCGACAGGCCCCGATGGCCGGCCTGGTCGCGGCGTTCATCTTCGCGGTCCAGATGCTGAACTTCCCTGTGGCCGCGGGGACCAGCGGACACCTGCTGGGCGGCGTTCTGGCGGCGGTGCTGGTCGGTCCGTGGACCGGCGCGCTCTGCGTCGCGCTCGTCCTTTTCGTGCAGGCGCTCTTCTTCGCCGACGGGGGGCTGTCCGCCCTGGGGCTGAACGTGTTGAACATGACGCTGATCGGAACGCTCGGCGGGTACGTCGTGTTCGCGTGGTTGCGCAGACTCCTGCCGTCCACGCGCCCGATGGTCGTCGGCGCGGCCGGGATCGCCGCCGCGCTCTCGGTCGTGTTCGCCGCGACCGGATTCTGGATCGAGTACGCGCTCGGTGGCGTGGGCGCGGCCCCTCTGTCGGCCGTGTTCGTCGCGATGATCGGTGTGCACTCCCTGATCGGGGTGGGCGAGGGCATCATCACCGCGCTCACCGTCGGTGCCGTGCTCGCCGTCCGGCCCGATCTCGTGTACGGCGCCCGGGATCTGCTGAAACCGCTCACCCTCGACCCTGCGATGCACCCTGCGAGTCAGAGAGGGAACTGA
- the meaB gene encoding methylmalonyl Co-A mutase-associated GTPase MeaB → MDLDALVEGVLSGQPRAIARAVSLVEDGAVELPALSAALFPHTGSAWTVGLTGAPGVGKSSLANGLVGAGRGRGRRVSVLAVDPSSPFSGGALLGDRVRMQEHATDPEVFIRSMAARGHLGGMALAAPEAVRILDAAGAELLVVETVGVGQAELDVATATDTTIVVVQPAWGDAVQVAKAGILEIADVFVVNKADLEGAHQTVRDLEAMLRLGGRPAWMPPVLEVSSHAGDGMDSLWDTIGLHRAHLEEHDAVEPARVLRLRREVENLVAGSVRPQVERLLDEDPGLLEDLRARAVDPYGAASRLRARLP, encoded by the coding sequence GTGGACCTGGACGCGTTGGTCGAAGGGGTTCTCTCCGGGCAGCCGCGGGCGATCGCCCGTGCCGTGTCGCTCGTCGAGGACGGCGCGGTGGAGCTCCCGGCGCTTTCCGCCGCCTTGTTCCCGCACACCGGCTCGGCCTGGACCGTGGGCCTGACCGGTGCGCCGGGGGTCGGCAAGTCGAGCCTGGCCAACGGACTCGTCGGCGCCGGTCGCGGACGTGGGCGACGGGTGTCGGTGCTCGCCGTCGATCCCTCCTCTCCGTTCTCCGGAGGGGCGTTACTGGGGGACCGCGTCCGGATGCAGGAGCACGCGACCGACCCCGAGGTGTTCATCCGATCGATGGCCGCGCGGGGACACCTCGGCGGGATGGCCCTCGCGGCACCGGAGGCCGTACGCATCCTCGATGCGGCGGGCGCCGAGCTGCTCGTCGTGGAGACGGTGGGGGTCGGCCAGGCGGAGCTCGATGTCGCGACGGCCACGGACACGACGATCGTGGTCGTCCAGCCGGCGTGGGGGGATGCCGTCCAGGTGGCCAAGGCGGGGATCCTCGAGATCGCCGACGTCTTCGTCGTCAACAAGGCGGACCTCGAGGGAGCGCATCAGACCGTGCGCGACCTGGAGGCGATGCTGCGTCTCGGAGGGCGTCCCGCATGGATGCCCCCGGTGCTCGAGGTCTCGAGCCACGCGGGCGACGGCATGGACTCGCTCTGGGACACGATCGGGCTCCACCGGGCGCATCTGGAGGAGCACGACGCCGTCGAACCGGCGCGGGTGCTCCGCCTCCGGCGTGAGGTCGAGAACCTCGTGGCGGGATCGGTTCGCCCGCAGGTCGAGCGGCTGCTCGATGAGGATCCGGGTCTGCTCGAGGATCTCCGCGCGCGCGCGGTCGATCCGTACGGGGCCGCGTCCAGGCTCCGCGCTCGGCTCCCTTGA
- a CDS encoding SCP2 sterol-binding domain-containing protein yields the protein MAIFPSAAWIDGFADAINASEAYRSAAATWEGAIAFVFEAEPDRGVPDDVWALLDLWHGACREARIVDAEEGGRAPYVIRAPYSRWRSILEGDLDPIKAMMQGKLKVRGNLATIVRYVRAANELVRLTGTVPTEFLGDPA from the coding sequence ATGGCGATCTTCCCATCGGCCGCGTGGATCGACGGGTTCGCCGACGCGATCAACGCCTCCGAGGCCTATCGCTCGGCGGCCGCGACGTGGGAGGGGGCGATCGCGTTCGTGTTCGAGGCCGAGCCCGACCGCGGTGTTCCCGATGACGTGTGGGCGCTGCTCGACCTGTGGCACGGGGCGTGTCGCGAGGCTCGGATCGTCGACGCCGAGGAGGGCGGGCGAGCGCCCTATGTGATCCGCGCTCCCTATTCCCGGTGGCGATCGATCCTCGAGGGCGACCTCGATCCGATCAAGGCCATGATGCAAGGCAAGTTGAAGGTCCGGGGGAACCTCGCGACGATCGTCCGCTACGTGCGGGCCGCGAACGAGCTCGTCCGGCTCACCGGAACCGTTCCGACAGAGTTCCTGGGCGACCCGGCCTGA